In Coffea eugenioides isolate CCC68of unplaced genomic scaffold, Ceug_1.0 ScVebR1_3418;HRSCAF=4626, whole genome shotgun sequence, a single genomic region encodes these proteins:
- the LOC113757912 gene encoding cytochrome P450 71A1-like: protein MTMLFLLLLLFSILVSIGKKHKQLRNIRQPPGPPGLPFIGNLHQFDSEKAHEFLSQLSKKYGPLISLQLGSVPVLVISSARMAKQALTTHDLVFSGRPASVGRQKLSYNRRDIAFSPYSDYWREMRKICVLQLFSLKRVQSFRPIREDEISSMIQKILNLSSSSQLVDLRTIIMSLTSTIICRVAFGKRYDEEGHERKRFDKLLQESQAMIGGFFISDYFPSFSWVDKFSGIIERLEKNFNELDLFYQELIQEHLNPNRPQSMKDDLLDLLIQLKEEQSSIIGLSWDHIKAILMDIFIAGTDTAAAAIIWAMTALMKSPSALNKVQAEVRKLVGEKGRVDEEDIQELPYLKAVIKETLRLYPPAPLLGPRETTQECTIEGYEIKYKTLVFINAWAIGRDPECWKSPDDFIPERFLNSNIDFRGQDFEMIPFGAGRRGCPGFSLGLATVELALANLLYHLDWKLPFGMKAEDVDTEVMPGLTMHPKNALSLFAKKYG from the exons ATGACAATGCTTTTTCTCTTATTGCTCCTTTTTTCAATCCTCGTATCCATAGGTAAAAAGCACAAGCAACTCAGAAATATCCGTCAACCACCAGGTCCTCCAGGGCTCCCATTCATTGGGAACTTGCACCAATTCGACAGTGAAAAGGCTCATGAATTCCTAAGCCAACTCTCCAAGAAATATGGCCCCCTCATATCATTACAGCTTGGTTCAGTACCAGTACTAGTTATTTCTTCAGCAAGAATGGCAAAACAGGCCCTGACAACCCATGATCTTGTGTTCTCCGGCCGGCCAGCTTCTGTTGGGCGGCAAAAGCTATCATACAATCGAAGGGATATTGCATTCTCACCTTACAGTGACTACTGGAGGGAAATGAGGAAGATTTGTGTCCTCCAACTCTTTAGCCTTAAAAGAGTACAATCTTTTCGTCCCATTCGTGAAGATGAAATTTCGAGCATGATTCAAAAGATACTAAATCTCTCATCTTCATCACAACTAGTTGATTTAAGGACCATAATAATGTCCTTGACGAGCACTATAATATGTAGAGTTGCCTTTGGAAAGAGGTACGATGAGGAAGGGCACGAGAGAAAGCGATTCGATAAACTTTTACAAGAATCCCAGGCCATGATTGGGGGTTTCTTCATCTCAGATTATTTTCCTTCATTCAGTTGGGTAGATAAATTTTCTGGGATTATTGAACGTCTTGAGAAGAATTTCAATGAGCTGGATTTATTCTACCAAGAGTTGATACAGGAGCATCTCAATCCAAACAGACCACAAAGCATGAAAGATGATTTGCTCGATCTCTTAATTCAGCTAAAAGAAGAACAATCATCAATTATAGGCCTATCTTGGGATCACATAAAGGCAATTCTCATG GATATATTTATTGCTGGGACGGATACAGCTGCAGCAGCAATTATTTGGGCAATGACAGCCCTGATGAAGAGCCCTTCTGCACTAAACAAAGTACAAGCAGAAGTGAGAAAATTGGTCGGAGAAAAAGGAAGAGTAGATGAAGAAGATATTCAGGAGCTTCCTTATCTAAAAGCAGTGATAAAAGAAACTCTAAGATTATACCCTCCAGCTCCACTTCTAGGGCCAAGAGAAACTACACAAGAATGCACAATCGAAGGCTATGAAATTAAGTACAAAACATTAGTTTTCATTAATGCATGGGCCATTGGAAGAGATCCTGAATGTTGGAAAAGTCCAGATGATTTTATCCCAGAAAGATTTTTGAATAGTAATATTGATTTTCGtggacaagattttgaaatGATCCCATTTGGAGCTGGACGCAGAGGCTGCCCTGGATTTTCTCTAGGACTCGCAACAGTGGAACTTGCACTGGCAAATCTTCTGTATCATTTAGATTGGAAATTGCCTTTTGGGATGAAAGCAGAAGACGTAGATACTGAAGTTATGCCAGGACTAACCATGCACCCGAAAAATGCTCTTTCCCTCTTTGCCAAGAAATATGggtaa